From Granulicella sp. WH15, the proteins below share one genomic window:
- the holA gene encoding DNA polymerase III subunit delta, with protein sequence MAPKPTSSIRSFASSDRFLAEIATDARRPGYVLAGDESFLYQRCRAGVLAELAPPDQRDFCLHDLDLAEVPIFDVLDRAQTPSLMVPFQVLFVRGLKTLYGRGQKKEEFAAIDAYFRRPNPSALIIFVADHLSIPTDLRRMDMQDKERFERIRETLGDWCGIVELSRVDEGDAARWLAAEAVTRNTQIHPDAARELVDALGADMMLIASEFEKLALYAQGKQLFLIPPQHDQAQPVADIPTPTITLGDVETMVLAAKQRSLYELTDAISAKDRPRALALLHGLLNASDGGEDSAIGHLYMLARTFRQMLIILEKNVRDSRAIWSVLWHGFRMPPFAAEDLIRQARRYKSRADLTRALRLIARADLEIRSSPPDKRLVLERLILALASEPKPAASGSFHQFAIDL encoded by the coding sequence ATGGCGCCGAAACCGACCTCCAGCATCCGCTCCTTCGCCAGCTCCGACCGCTTCCTGGCTGAGATCGCCACCGACGCGCGCCGCCCCGGCTACGTCCTCGCGGGCGACGAGTCCTTTCTCTACCAGCGTTGCCGCGCCGGTGTCCTCGCCGAGCTGGCCCCGCCCGATCAGCGCGACTTCTGCCTCCACGACCTCGACCTCGCCGAGGTCCCCATCTTCGACGTGCTCGACCGCGCCCAGACCCCATCGCTCATGGTGCCCTTCCAGGTGCTCTTCGTCCGCGGCCTCAAAACCCTCTACGGACGCGGTCAGAAGAAGGAAGAGTTCGCCGCCATCGACGCCTACTTCCGCCGTCCCAACCCCTCGGCCCTCATCATCTTCGTGGCCGACCACCTCTCCATCCCCACCGACCTGCGCCGCATGGACATGCAGGACAAGGAGCGCTTCGAGCGCATCCGCGAGACCCTGGGCGACTGGTGCGGCATCGTCGAGCTATCGCGCGTGGACGAGGGCGACGCTGCCCGCTGGCTGGCCGCCGAGGCCGTCACCCGCAACACCCAGATCCACCCCGACGCCGCCCGCGAGTTGGTCGACGCCCTCGGGGCCGACATGATGCTGATCGCCAGCGAGTTCGAGAAGCTGGCCCTCTACGCGCAGGGCAAGCAGCTCTTCCTCATCCCGCCGCAACACGATCAGGCTCAGCCCGTCGCCGACATCCCCACCCCCACCATTACCCTGGGCGACGTGGAGACGATGGTCCTCGCCGCCAAGCAGCGTTCCCTCTACGAGCTGACCGACGCCATCTCGGCCAAGGACCGCCCCCGCGCTCTCGCGCTGCTGCACGGCCTGCTCAACGCCTCCGACGGCGGCGAGGACTCGGCCATCGGCCACCTGTACATGCTGGCCCGCACCTTCCGCCAGATGCTCATCATCCTCGAGAAGAACGTGCGCGACTCCCGCGCCATCTGGTCGGTGCTCTGGCACGGCTTCCGTATGCCGCCCTTCGCGGCGGAGGACCTCATCCGTCAGGCCCGCCGCTACAAATCCCGCGCCGACCTAACGCGAGCGCTGCGCCTGATCGCCCGCGCCGATCTCGAGATCCGCAGCTCCCCACCGGACAAGCGGCTGGTCCTCGAACGCCTCATCCTGGCCCTGGCCAGCGAGCCCAAACCCGCCGCCTCCGGCTCCTTCCACCAGTTCGCCATCGACCTCTAA
- the gltX gene encoding glutamate--tRNA ligase → MSTENTRPTRVRIAPSPTGDPHVGTAYIGLLNYIFANQRGGQFVLRIEDTDRTRFVATSEQEIFDSLHWLGLHWNEGPDVGGPYGPYRQSERTEIYREHVEILLANGSAYRSFETAEELEALRKAQLAAKLPPRYNGAHRELTQTQIDAYLAEGRPYVVRLKVPIEGETTFRDELRGDVKFSHNNVDDQVLMKSDGFPTYHLANVVDDHLMHITDVIRAEEWISSTPKHVLLYKAFGWELPKFWHMPLLRNLDKSKISKRKNPVSLIYYRQAGFLPQAMLNFLGLMGGGMPAGGKIDPATGEADKSVQAEIFTLPLMLEQFAFDKISLGGPVFDLVKLKWLNGEYLRALTPESFLTQLKTVLFSDDYLAKIAPLVQTRIETLGQFGDLADFFFRDDVTPSAEVFVPKKRTLEETLTFSVDQLAALEAADWTPEGLDAALRTVGEAKQWSVKENFMLLRAILTGRTTSPPLLESLIVFGKARSLDRVRRFVDTQKKLATQKR, encoded by the coding sequence ATGTCTACTGAAAATACCCGTCCCACCCGCGTCCGCATCGCTCCTTCGCCCACCGGCGACCCCCACGTAGGCACCGCCTACATCGGCCTGCTGAACTACATCTTCGCCAACCAGCGCGGCGGCCAGTTCGTCCTCCGCATCGAAGACACCGACCGCACCCGCTTCGTCGCCACCAGCGAGCAAGAGATCTTCGACTCGCTCCACTGGCTCGGCCTCCACTGGAACGAAGGCCCCGACGTCGGCGGACCCTACGGCCCCTACCGCCAGTCCGAGCGCACCGAAATCTACCGCGAGCACGTCGAGATCCTCCTCGCCAACGGGTCCGCCTATCGCTCCTTCGAGACCGCCGAAGAGCTGGAAGCACTGCGCAAAGCCCAACTTGCCGCCAAGCTGCCCCCGCGCTACAACGGAGCGCACCGCGAGCTTACCCAAACCCAGATCGACGCTTACCTGGCCGAAGGCCGCCCCTACGTCGTCCGGCTCAAGGTGCCCATCGAGGGCGAGACCACCTTCCGCGACGAGCTGCGCGGCGACGTCAAGTTCTCGCACAACAACGTCGACGATCAGGTCCTGATGAAGTCCGACGGCTTCCCCACCTATCATCTGGCCAACGTCGTCGACGACCACCTGATGCACATCACCGACGTCATCCGGGCCGAGGAGTGGATCTCCTCCACCCCCAAGCACGTGCTGCTCTACAAGGCCTTCGGCTGGGAGCTGCCGAAGTTCTGGCACATGCCGCTCTTGCGCAATCTCGACAAGAGCAAGATCTCCAAGCGCAAGAACCCGGTCTCCCTCATCTACTACCGGCAGGCCGGATTCCTGCCCCAGGCCATGCTGAACTTCCTCGGCCTGATGGGCGGCGGAATGCCCGCCGGAGGCAAGATCGACCCGGCCACCGGCGAGGCCGACAAGTCCGTTCAGGCCGAGATCTTCACGCTGCCACTGATGCTGGAGCAGTTCGCCTTCGACAAGATCTCGCTCGGCGGCCCGGTCTTCGACCTGGTCAAGCTCAAGTGGCTCAACGGCGAGTACCTCCGCGCCCTGACGCCGGAGTCCTTCCTCACCCAGCTCAAGACCGTCCTCTTCTCGGACGATTATTTGGCTAAAATCGCCCCGCTCGTTCAGACGCGCATTGAGACACTCGGCCAGTTCGGCGATCTCGCCGACTTCTTCTTCCGCGACGACGTGACCCCGTCCGCCGAGGTCTTCGTCCCCAAGAAGCGCACGCTGGAGGAGACCCTGACCTTCTCCGTCGATCAGCTCGCTGCCCTCGAAGCCGCCGACTGGACCCCCGAGGGTCTCGACGCCGCTCTGCGCACCGTGGGCGAGGCCAAACAGTGGTCGGTCAAGGAGAACTTCATGCTCCTCCGCGCGATCCTAACGGGCCGCACGACGTCGCCGCCGCTGCTCGAGAGCCTGATCGTCTTCGGCAAGGCCCGCTCGCTCGACCGCGTGCGCCGCTTTGTGGATACGCAGAAGAAGCTGGCTACACAAAAGCGATAA
- a CDS encoding protein-disulfide reductase DsbD domain-containing protein, with the protein MLVRGLVMGLALLQFNVSMDFAPKPKQYVAFAAELATVPAGKRAELELRFRVAGGFHVNSHTPKSELLIPTRLELVPAVGVKVAEAVYPAGKSYSFSFSPKESLDVYSDDFVVKVPVVAAAGEHELKGTLRYQACDRAACYPPKSLPVDVLFTAK; encoded by the coding sequence GTGTTGGTACGCGGACTGGTGATGGGGCTGGCGCTGCTTCAGTTCAACGTCAGCATGGATTTTGCGCCGAAGCCGAAGCAGTATGTGGCCTTTGCGGCGGAGCTGGCGACGGTTCCGGCGGGTAAGCGGGCGGAGCTGGAGTTGCGGTTTCGGGTGGCTGGCGGGTTTCATGTGAACTCGCACACGCCGAAGTCGGAGCTGCTGATTCCTACTCGGCTGGAACTGGTTCCGGCCGTCGGGGTGAAGGTGGCCGAGGCGGTGTATCCGGCGGGGAAGAGCTATAGCTTCAGCTTCAGCCCGAAGGAGTCGCTGGATGTTTATTCGGACGACTTTGTGGTGAAGGTGCCGGTGGTGGCCGCGGCGGGGGAGCATGAGCTGAAGGGGACGCTCAGGTATCAGGCTTGTGACCGGGCGGCGTGTTATCCGCCGAAGAGCCTGCCGGTGGATGTTTTGTTTACGGCGAAGTAG
- a CDS encoding TlpA disulfide reductase family protein: MMKRSALVVVAMVVGVTLLIWAGVHNRRERSLAMQKAAEKAAMSMPEANAPGAGDGPAQPSLEGKKAAAFSLVDLDGKKVTLADYKGKPVLVNFWATWCAPCKLEMPWFEEFRKKYTDLVILGIAEDDASKEEIAKTAKKAGVTYPILLTDGKVASAYGGVELLPTSFYVGRDGVILTQTAGLGGKDEIEAHIQKLVGAGK; this comes from the coding sequence ATGATGAAGCGAAGCGCGCTCGTAGTGGTGGCGATGGTAGTCGGGGTTACCCTGCTGATCTGGGCCGGGGTGCATAACCGCCGCGAGCGGTCGCTCGCGATGCAGAAGGCCGCGGAGAAGGCGGCCATGTCGATGCCGGAGGCGAACGCTCCGGGTGCGGGCGATGGCCCGGCGCAGCCGTCGCTCGAGGGCAAGAAGGCCGCGGCGTTCTCGCTGGTCGATCTCGACGGCAAAAAAGTAACGCTGGCCGACTACAAGGGCAAGCCCGTGCTGGTGAATTTCTGGGCCACCTGGTGCGCGCCGTGCAAGCTGGAGATGCCCTGGTTCGAGGAGTTCCGCAAGAAGTACACGGACCTGGTGATCCTGGGGATCGCCGAGGACGACGCCAGCAAGGAAGAGATTGCGAAGACGGCGAAGAAGGCCGGGGTGACCTACCCGATCCTGCTGACGGACGGCAAGGTGGCCAGCGCGTACGGTGGCGTGGAGCTGCTGCCGACCTCGTTCTACGTGGGCAGGGACGGCGTGATCCTGACGCAGACGGCCGGGCTGGGCGGCAAGGATGAGATCGAGGCGCACATCCAGAAGCTGGTCGGGGCGGGCAAGTAG
- a CDS encoding KpsF/GutQ family sugar-phosphate isomerase, translated as MPTQTHTPATFVRIEAAALSQLADRLDTTLAAPFERAVALLLAASAAEHRIIVTGIGKSGLIGLKLAATLSSTGSPAQFLHAAEAVHGDMGILQPGDIVLALSYSGETEELLRLLPTLNHLAIPIVSLCGAADSTLARASAVTLDTSVDQEACPLNLAPTASTTLMLALGDALALELSQRRGFAPQHFATLHPGGLLGRRLERVRDVMHTGDAIPRVARQTAMPEVIHEMSRKHLGMTAVLDGDRLEGIISDGDLRRLLEREGTHALEKTAGEIMNPTPVTISPEAFGSDALALMEERKITTLIVVADGRVEGALHLHDLWQGA; from the coding sequence ATGCCGACCCAAACCCATACCCCAGCCACGTTTGTCCGCATCGAAGCCGCCGCCCTGTCGCAGCTCGCCGACCGCCTCGACACCACGCTGGCCGCCCCCTTCGAGCGCGCCGTGGCCCTGCTGCTCGCCGCCTCCGCCGCCGAACACCGCATCATCGTCACCGGCATCGGCAAATCCGGCCTCATCGGCCTCAAACTAGCCGCCACGCTCAGCTCCACCGGCAGCCCGGCGCAGTTCCTGCACGCCGCCGAGGCCGTCCACGGCGACATGGGCATCCTGCAACCCGGCGACATCGTCCTGGCGCTCTCTTACTCGGGCGAGACCGAGGAGCTGCTCCGCCTGCTGCCCACGCTCAACCATCTGGCTATCCCCATCGTTAGCCTCTGCGGCGCAGCCGACTCCACGCTGGCGCGGGCCAGCGCCGTCACGCTGGACACGAGCGTCGATCAGGAGGCCTGCCCTCTCAACCTGGCCCCTACCGCCTCCACCACCCTGATGCTCGCCCTCGGCGACGCGCTGGCGCTCGAACTGAGCCAGCGACGCGGCTTTGCCCCCCAGCACTTCGCCACGCTCCACCCCGGCGGCCTGCTCGGACGCCGCCTGGAGCGCGTCCGCGACGTCATGCACACCGGCGACGCCATTCCCCGCGTGGCCCGTCAGACGGCCATGCCCGAGGTAATCCACGAGATGTCGCGCAAGCACCTGGGAATGACCGCCGTGCTCGACGGCGACCGCCTCGAAGGCATCATCAGCGACGGCGACCTGCGGCGGTTGCTCGAACGCGAAGGCACGCACGCGCTGGAGAAGACCGCTGGGGAGATCATGAACCCCACTCCGGTCACCATCTCGCCCGAAGCCTTCGGCTCCGACGCCCTGGCCTTGATGGAGGAGCGCAAGATCACCACCCTCATCGTGGTCGCCGATGGGCGCGTCGAGGGGGCGCTGCACCTGCATGATCTCTGGCAGGGGGCGTAG